The sequence below is a genomic window from Aureispira sp. CCB-E.
AAAAAACAATACATTGTTCCTGATTTTATCATTGAGACCAAAAACGGAGAACTAGAATTGTCTCTAAATAATAGAAATGCTCCTGAATTGCGTGTTAACAATCAGTACAAAGAAATGTTAAGTGCTTATAGCGCTGACAAGAAAAATAAAGTTCAACGGGAAGCAGCCATGTTTGTCAAACAAAAAATCGATGCCGCCCGATGGTTCATTGATGCCATTAAACAACGTCAGAATACCATGATGAAAACGATGTACACCATCATGCAATATCAATATGATTTCTTTCTGACTGGCGATGAAAAGCGTCTTCGTCCAATGATTTTAAAAGACATTGCAGAAATTACAGGTTTAGATATTTCTACGGTTTCTCGTGTTGCGAATAGCAAATATGTTCAAACAGAATTTGGAACAAAAAGCTTAAAAGAGTTTTTCTCAGAATCACTGCAAACAACGTCAGGAGAAGAGGTTTCTACAAGAGAAGTTAAAAAGATTTTGACAGAAATTATTTCTACAGAAAACAAGCGCAAACCATTTTCTGACGAGAAATTAAAAAATATGCTGCAAGCAAAGGGTTACAATATAGCTCGTCGTACTGTTGCTAAATATAGAGAACAACTAGGCATCCCTGTTGCCCGTTTGCGCAAAGAAATTTAACCCTCCTTTCCAATACTAGTTAATTAATATTGTCCGCTAAAATGTTATCCTTTAGCGGACAATATACGTTCCTTGCTTGATTTTGGCAAACTACTTTAATATAAGTACTATATTTTAGCCAATGCTTATTTCTCAATTTCCCAATATAAATTGGCTCAAACGTCAAATCAAACATCAATTCCAAAACCAAAAAGGTCCCAATGGTGTTCACCTCCCGACGGCAGGATGGCCAACCGTTTTGTTGCATACAACAGCCTCAAAAACAATTCGTGAAGATATTGAAGGTCCTCTTTCAATTTTCATGAATGTACAAGGGCAATCTATTATTCGCGTTGAGAAACATCAAGTTTTGATTAAGGACAATGCCTACGTTCTGACCAATAACAAAGCACGCTACGATTTGATTCTTCCTAATAGGAATGCGACGGAGGTTTTTAACATCCATTTTGGAACTCAATTCCTAAAAGATGCTAGTTCTTGGTTGTATCACACTTCAGGCAGATTACTAGATGATCCTTTTGACTCTAATACTCCTCTTCCTTCTTTCCAATTAAAAGCGACTTGGCGTAGCTCAACATTTAATCGATTGGTAACTCAACTACAAAAACTATATCTAATTGACACAACACCCACTGAAGCAAAGGAAGTGGCATTGTTGGCACTTTTTGAATACATTGTTTTAAACCAACAACAGCAGGATAAGTCCATTCAATTCCTAAAAAACACTAAAAAAAGTACTAAGGTCGAACTTCTAAGGCGATTGTATCTGGCGGTTGATTACATTTATGCTTATTATAACGCTCCTCTTCAATTAGAAGAACTTGCTCAAATTAGTTGCTTATCCAAATATCATTTTTTGCGTTCGTTCAAACAAGCTTTTGGAGTGGCACCTCACCAATTTATTCAACAAATTAGATTTCAAAAAGCATTGTATTTATTACAAAACAGTTCTGCTAACCTCCAAGAAATTGCCTTTGCAATTGGTTTAGAAAATGCTAGTTCCCTAAGTAGGATGGTTTATAAGATAAGTGGTTCTTACCCCAGTACGCACAGAAAATAGTAGTCTAATCCCCTGCCTTAGAGCTTTCTTAGTTTTAATCCATTCATCAAAAATAGCAATTTTGGTCATGGTCTCTTTCTGCCAATTGGTCGATATTTGTAGTATTAACTTAGTACTCTGTAATAATGAAAAAAACTTACGTTACAGGGCACTTAGTATTGTTAATCATTTTTTTTATAAAAAAACAAATACGCGATGACTTATCTTTTTGCAGCACAGCTAGGCTTTATAGCACTAACTATTATTTGGCTAATTTTAATTTATATTCAACTAAAAAAAAGCAGCGCCCATTTGGGAACAGAAATACAGCAAAACATTTTAAGAAAATATAGTATCGGCATTAGCGTATGGTTCCTCTTCATATCCACATTATCTATCCTAGGTGTTTTTTCTGATTTTTCGACTCTTCCCCCTCGACTTCCTTTTGCTCTAGCATTTCCTATATTAGTTCTTATATATTTGCTAATGCGCTTCGAGCATCTAGATAGTATTCTAAAACATACGCCTCCTAAATGGTTTCTAAACATTCAGTTCTTTCGATTTTTTGTAGAAATTCTATTGTGGTTTTTATTCTTAGCAGAAACGTTGCCGCAACGAATGACATTTGAAGGATATAACTTCGATATCATAGCTGGTGTAACTGGACCTATTTTTGCCTATTGGTGTTTTGCCAACCAACGACAAAAACAACAACTAGCCATTATTTGGAATATTCTAGGCTTGTTATTCCTAATCAATATTGTATCCATTGCCTTAATGACAATGCCAACTCCTTTACAAGTATTCCAAGAAGATAATACAATCATAGGTACTTTTCCAATGCCTCTGTTACCGACTATTTTAGTTCCTATTGCCTATTATATGCATGTTTTTTCTTTGCGACAACTCTTAAAAACAGCTCGTTGAGATCGATCAATAGTGAACTAGTTAGCCCTAGTAATACAAAAGTCATAAATTACGAGCGTAGTAGGATAGCAGATTAGTACTTGAAGAAAACAGAGCATTTTTAGAAAAGCAATTATTTTGGATTCATTCAAAATAATTGCTTTATTTTTTTACATATTTCTACAATCGCTCTAAATAAAGCATCTCAAATACTTTGTTAAGGAATTGTAAACTTCATTTAACAAATTAAAAATATAGTTTTCATTTTGAGTTTATAATCAAACTGTTTCTTTGCACCAAATTAAGGCTTGAGGTAAATACAACACGAGCCCCTTTTTAAACAAAATATACTATTAGTCAACAAGTTATTAATTATTCAAACAAAACAAAATGGGAAATCTTAAAAATCTATTTGCGTTTTTAACTTTAGCAATCGCCGTTAGTTTTACGGCTTGTACGCCCGAAGCAACTACTGTAAATATCAGTGGAAAAGTTACGGACGGTACAAATGGACTAGACGGTGTTATGGTTACAGCTTCTAGTGGTGAAACAGCAACTACTGGAACATCTGGTGACTATACAATTACTGCTGCAAAAGACGGTACACTTACTTTCAAAGCTGCTGGTTATACTTCTAAAACAATGGATATTAATAGCCAAACATCAATTGATGTAACGTTGACAGAAGACCCATGGGTAGCATCTTTTGCTGGAAATGGAAACAGCGTAACAGATCCTCAGTTTCCAATTAACTCTATCGTTCCTAGTGTAACATTGAGTGCAACAGCATCTTCTGATACTTGGTTTTCTCAAACAGCAAACTTCAAAGGAGCTGTAGCTTCTGCTTTTGGTTCTCCTTGGTACGACAACTGGTCTTTTTATAGCCGTATCGTTGCAGGAACAACTACTTCTGCTGCATTAAACACAAGTGGTAAAACAGTAGTAAACGTAACAGATACATGGATGCAAGCACAAGGAAATACAGTAACATGGACTTCTAATAACATCTATGTTTTAGACGGATTTGTATTTGTTGAGGCTGGTCAAACATTGAATATTGATGCTGGTACAATCGTTCAAGGAAAAGCAGGAACTGGTGCCAATGCTTCTGCTCTTATCGTTGCTAGAGGTGGTGTTATCAATGCTACTGGTACTGCTAGTGATCCTATCGTATTTACTTATGAAGGTGACAACGGAAACTCTTCTGCTACTGACCGTGGTAAATGGGGTGGTTTGATCATCTTGGGTAAAGCTGGCTTGAACTCTACTCCTGGTGAAACTCAAATCGAAGGTATTCCAACTTCTGAAACTCGTGGTTTGTACGGTGGTTCTGACAACGCTGACAACTCTGGTACGTTGCGTTATGTTTCTATCCGTCACGGTGGTTCTAACATTGGTAACGATAACGAAATTAACGGTTTGACTCTAGGTGGTGTTGGTTCTGGTACTACATTAGAATATATCGAGATTATTGCCAACAAAGACGATGGTATTGAGTGGTTCGGAGGAACTGCAAATGCTAAGTATTTAATTTCTGCTTACTGTGGTGACGATGCTTTGGACTACGACGAAGGTTATAGAGGTAAAAATCAATTTATCATCATTCACCAAGATCCAAGCTCTACAGCAGCTGACCGTGGTGGTGAGCACGATGGTGGAACATCTCCTGAAACAGGAACTCCATTTGCTACACCTCAGTTCTGGAATGTAACGTCAACTGGAAATCCTACTAGCAAAGCGATTACTTTCCGTGATAATGCTGGTGGAGAATACCACAACTCTATTTTCGTAAACTACGGAAAAGGAATTGATATTGAAGATTTGGAAGGTCAAGACCAAGATTCATACAAACAATTTACTGATGGTAACCTAAAAATTGCTAACTGTGTGTTCTTTAACATTGCAGCAGGTACTACAAGCAAAGAATTGTTTACCGTTTCTAACTAATAATAATATTCAAAACGAGGCAATAAAAATTTGTTGCCTCGTTTTCTTATACCTAAAAATTGTTTGAACATACCCACTGTCACCCAACAGCTTGTTCAAAAATTCTCATAAAAATTTCATTCTAACAATCGTATATAATTAACAACGGAGTCATGAAAACAATTGCAACTATTGCATTTTTATTTGTAATCCTACCCTTATTCTCTATCGCTCAAACTGGTTCTATTTCAGGAACGGCTATTGATGGAGAAACTAAAGAACCAATCATGTTTGGTAATGTTGTCATTGAAGGCACTGGTCAAGGTGTTAGCACAGACATGGACGGTAAATACAAATTTGAAAATCTAAAAGCAGGTACTTACTCTATCAAGTTTAGCTACCTTGGCTTAAAAGACAAATTAGTTGAAAACATCGAAGTAAAAGCAGGTGAAAATACTGTTGTCGATGTAAAAATGGGAGAAGATCCTGTTGTACTAGAATTAGGTGCAACCATATCTGCAGAACGTATTACCAATACTGAAACAGCTGTTCTTTCTATGAAAAAAGAATCGACATCTGTCTTGGATGGTGTCTCTGCCAAAGAAATTTCTAAAAGCGGTGACAATGACGCTGCTGCTGCTGTTAAACGTATATCTGGTGTTACTGTAGAAGGTGGCAAATACGTTTATGTTCGTGGTCTTGGAGATCGCTACAGCAAAACAACTCTAAATGGAGCAGACATTCCTGGTCTAGATCCAAACAAAAATACCGTCCAAATGGACTTGTTTCCTACCAATTTATTAGACAACATCTTAGTTTACAAAACATTTACACCTAATCTTCCGGGTGACTTTACTGGTGGATACATTGATGTTGTTACTAAAAACTTTCCTAGTAGTTTTACCGTAGATGCCAGTGCTTCTATGTCTTACAATACACAAACTACTTTTAACAAAAACTTCTTGACTCAACAAAGAGGTTCTACTGACTGGTTGGGCTTTGACGATGGTTCTCGCGCCTTGCCTTCTATCGTTGCTAACTCAACTGAAATTCCTGCTCTACAAAATAACAATTCTGCTAATTTTGATCCTAATGACGCTCAAAAACTAGTGGATATGACAGGTTCTTTTAAAAATACATGGCAACAAGTTCGCCAATCTGTTCCTTTTAATCATAGCTTTTCTTTTGGTATTGGTAATCGTTTTAAATTTGATAACCAAAGCGAATTAGGAATCATTGGAGCCTTGTCTTACAATCGCAACTACAGCTTCTACGAAAATGGTACTTATGGTATTTACCAGTTGACAGGCATGTATGATAATGTCAATACATTAACTTCTAACTTGGCATTGAGTGACACAAAAGGTGTAGACGATGTTCTATGGGGAGGAATGGTTAATATTGCTTATAAAATTAAAGCATCGCATACCTTTAATTTTATGGTGATGCACAACCAAAGTGCTACCACGACAGCAAGATACTTAGAAGGAATTAAAGACGATGATAGAGATGAAATCTTTCAAACTCAATCTTCTAGATTTTTACAACGTGGTCTAACAACCTTCCAATTAGGTGGGAAACACACTTTCTTGAAGTTTAATAATATCGAAGTCAACTGGAAAAGCTCTTATGCTCGTTCGACTCAAAAAGATCCAGACTTGCGTTACTTTACCAACCGTTATGACGAAGAATACGATATTTATAGAATCAAACCTTCTAGTGACCGTACTCCTTCTCGTTTCTACCGAGATATGGCACAAGGCAACTGGTCCAACAAAATTGACTTTACAATGCCTTTGATTCACTGGTCTAATGATGTCAAAGAAAAAATTAAAATTAAAGCGGGCTTTGCACACGCTGCCAAAGATAGAACATTCAAAGAAAATAGATATAGCTTTGAAAATCAACAAATCAACTACAACGGAGATTTAAACACATACTTTGCTCCTTCTAACTTAATCGCAACAACAGAAAATGGAGGTTATTTGAATAATGGTAATGGTGTTTATATTGAAAATGCCTTGGATTCTGCCAATATTTATGATGCGAGCCAAAGTCTTTATGCTGGATACGCAATGGTTGAACTGCCTTTGATTAGTGGCTTGAACTTGATTACAGGTGCTCGTATCGAATATACTTCTGTTCGCTTGAAAACATACAGCTATAAAGTGCTGACTGCTTATCCTGATCTAGATGGGAAACAAAATATTTTGAACAATTTAGATATCTTACCAGCCCTTAGTTTGAACTATGAGCCTTCTAAAAAAATGAAAATACGTGCTGCTTACTCTCGCACCTTGGCTCGTCCATCATTTAGAGAGCTAGCTCCATTTACTTCTTTTGATGTTGAAGGTGGATATGCGTTTGTTGGAAACCCAAACCTAGAGCGTACGATTACAGACAATGCTGATTTGCGTTGGGAATTCTACCCTACTAATAAAGAATTGATTTCTGTTAGTGCCTTCTACAAAAACTTTACGAATCCAATTGAACGTACTTTCAACCCTAAAGCATTAAATCCAGAGTTGACGTACAGAAATGTTGACAATGCATTTTTGGCAGGTGTTGAGTTGGAAGTTCGCAAAAACTTAGGTTTTATTACTCCTGTATTAGAGGATTTACAAATTGGGGCTAACTTCTCCTACATTTATTCTCAAACAACTATTGATGAACAAGAGTTAAAAGCTATTCGCGCAGAGAATCCTAACGCTGGTAATACTCGTGAGATGTACGGTCAATCTCCTTACTCTTTAAATGCTTTGTTGTCTTACAAAAACGATTCTTTAGGTTTATCGGCTAACGTTGTATTTAATGTCTCTGGACCTAAAATTTCATTTATTTCAATTGGAGGAACACCAAATACTTATGTACAACCTCGTCCATCATTGAACTTTAACATTAGCAAAACAATTGTCAAAGGATTTTCTATCAAGTTGGCTGTTAATAATATCTTGATGAGTCCTTATCGTGAAAGCATTGAATTCAAAGGAAAATCATACGATGTTTCTTACTACGAACCTGGTATGAATATTTCTTTAGGAATTAAGTACAATTTTGAAAAACAATAAGCTGTTTTCTCAAAGTAGAATGCTTTGCACGTTCTGAATTTAGCAATTACCATTGTAATTATATACATTGATCTTAGAAGATCTTAAACGCTTGGGATGGGTACCCAAGCGTTTTTCTTTATCTTATACCAAGCTATATTTTGATAATGGATTCGCATAATTTTTTTCAATCAATACTTTCATGTACTTTGTTATTCCATGTAATCATAACGTTGTTACTAAAATTCGATAGTTCGTTGAAACCTCCTAGTAACAGTATGGCTAATTACTAGAAATTATAACAAGCACTAAAAAGATGAAGCACCAACTACTTTTATTTTGTTTTATTGTAATTACAATTAATAGCTGCACCATACCTCCTTCTTCCCTTCAAAGAACACAAGATAAACCAGCAGCATTAAGTTATCTAGCACTAGGAGACTCTTATACTATTGGTGAGTCTGTTACCTCAAATCAACGTTGGCCTATTTTATTAACTGAGGCGCTACAAACTAAAGGTTACACCTTTCAAACTCCTGATATTATAGCACAAACAGGTTGGCGAACGGATCATTTGCTAAATGCAATGCAAGAACAATTGTCCTCGTCTCAACAATACGATTTGGTGTCTATTCTTATTGGGGTTAACAATCAATTTCAAAATACGTCTATTCAAAAGTATGAGCAAGATTTAAAAATTCTTTTTGATCAAGCTATTTCACAGTGCAAAACAGGACGAAATGGCGTTTTTGTGTTGAGTATCCCAGACTACGGAGCAACTCCTTATGGGTTGCCTAGAGCCAAACAAATCGGAAAAGCTATTGATGAATGGAATGCTGTCTATCAAAAAATTGCCACTATGTATCAACTACCTTGGTTTGATATTACACCAATTTCTAGAACAGCAACAAAAGAGAAAGAATTAATTGCCAAAGATGGATTACATCCTAGTGGCAAGATGTACCAACTTTGGGTAGATGCGATAGTGGAAAAAGTAATTGACTGCTTAAAATAAAAATTTGGTAACAGACTACAGCGTCTATTACCAAATTCAAATTGTAATTTTTTATGAAAGGAATGCTTATTTCAAATAAGCTGCTAAGTTTCCTCCTACTGTTTCCTTTAATATTTTTAGCCCCAATGAACGCGCTTCGATACCAGGCATTCCTTTAAACATAAAGTGTGTTTCTAAGCTTTGAAGGGCATCGTAGTAAGAAAAACGCAATAAACTATACATATTTTGTTGCAATGGACTGCCCGTTTCTAATGTTTTTAGATTTTTCCACAATCTTCCGTTCCATTTTTCCAATTCTTCAATTTCTTGGTGTGGGATTGGCTGTGGCAAAACATACAGTTGGTTGATAGAATGTAGCTCTTTTAAAGTACCTTTATTCTCTGAAAATTCTTCAGAAACTAAAGACAAAATACGTAATTCTTCAAGATCCATAAAACTACCACAATCGCTCGAAACAGTATAATCATCTCTCCTATTTTGCCAATAAGGCTGAAAAGCTTCTTTCATTAATTTGGGATGACGCTCAAACATCCAACAAGGGACATCAGGGCGTTCTTTTAACACCTCATACATCGCCTTCATGTGTTGAATCAGCTGCCCGATTTCTTCGTAAGAGTATCTCATGCTAAAATCATAACGTGTTTCGCCTCTATATCCTTTAAAAACTCTTTCTAATGAGTTGTTCATTAATTCATTTACTTTAGCCGTTTTATTAGCAATCCTCACATCTTCATTCAAATAAATATAGGCTAGAAAAACTTTAGAAATTGGATTTTTGAATTGCTCCAACCCAGCAGCAGCAGTAACTGCATCTTCAGGAATCATATTAATATAATATTGCAATGTATATTCCTCTATAGCATTGTTCAAATCCATTTCTTCTGCCATTTTGCGGTGCAACAAATAATGCTTGTTGGTCTTTTTATATCGAATCATGGCAGATTTTGTAGTTGGTGTTAACACCCCATTAGAGGCAACATCATATAATTTTTCTTGGATTAACAACTCCTGCAAAGCTTTTACAGAAAGACGCACACCTCCCGAATTCTGTCCGTAACTAGCAGAGCGTTCCAAGTCAAATTTTTCTACTTTGTGCAGTACTTTTTCGCTTACTTTTTTAATAAAAATATCTTTAGGACCACGTCTTTGGACTCTCGCTTGCACTTCTTCGGCTTCTGCTCTAGTATAATACGGTCCGATAGCCACACGCACTTTATTATCGCTTAACTGTGCTACTAATTGAGGAGAAAGACGCTGCCAGTCTGGCCAATAGATATCTGCTTGTTGGTCGTAGGTTGCCAACTGAACAATATAAACTGCATCTGTCTCTTTTAGTTCTTTTTTAACCAAGAAGGCATCTTTAAATCCTTTTCTTTGAATCAACCTTAGTTTATCTTTTGCTGTGCTTTTGCTAGTGTACGTCCCCATCATAATTCTATACAAACTGTTGTCCATTTCCACAGAATAAACATATCCTATAGAATGCAAAGGCTTAAATTTCTTGTACTCAGGCGTTGCATAAATAGCCAATTGAATTTCGTAGACATAATCTTGCGCTTGCGCAGACAAGAAGCACAATAAAAAGAAAGGTAAAACAAATAAATTTTGAAGTTTTTTTCTCATGTTCATTGTTATAATTTCAGCCTCCACACAGGAGATAAGGTTATATAATATAAATTAATACTCCATTGATTACGCATAAAACATAGTAATAGTTTTACGACCAACGCAAACTCAGTGGATTACTAACAACATGTTTGGAGTTTTTAGCTTGGTAAGATACATATTTGATTGGAGTATTTAAAAAATTGATTTTTTTTTTTCAATTCACTAGACATTATCATCATACCTTACAGTTAAGGCAGAAATAACAAGCAAAAAACAGGGCTCTACCCAATAAATAAAATCTTACTAGACTATGTTTTTTGCAAACAAAAAGCCATCCATGCTTGCATTCCTTTTAAGTTTTCTATTTTTGTTCTCTTTAAGTCATGCAAATCAAGGGTTAATTTACCTCAAATAGATAAAAAACAAGGGTCACACTCTAGTAAATCCTCGACAAATGATTTTTGAGTATTGATCCAAAGGGATTTTTTTATGAAAAAACAATTATTTTTAATTTTTATAATTTCTTTTTTAGGAATGCCCATTACATATGGAATTAATGGCATTTCTATTTTAGCTAGTCGTTCTCTTTTAGAGAATAGACTGGTTCAAAAATCAGTAGACGATTGTGTCATTTTATTAAAAAAAGCATGCCAATGTGAAGTTAAAATCAACGATCGCTCTCAAGAAATTCTTTTATTCTTGCCCGATATTGATACCAACAATGTTGCTTCTTATTCTACTTATGCCAACAAAAGGTTAGCGTATCCCATGATTGACTACCCTGTTCATGAATATACTTGGACTTCTAAAC
It includes:
- a CDS encoding SPOR domain-containing protein, with the protein product MRKKLQNLFVLPFFLLCFLSAQAQDYVYEIQLAIYATPEYKKFKPLHSIGYVYSVEMDNSLYRIMMGTYTSKSTAKDKLRLIQRKGFKDAFLVKKELKETDAVYIVQLATYDQQADIYWPDWQRLSPQLVAQLSDNKVRVAIGPYYTRAEAEEVQARVQRRGPKDIFIKKVSEKVLHKVEKFDLERSASYGQNSGGVRLSVKALQELLIQEKLYDVASNGVLTPTTKSAMIRYKKTNKHYLLHRKMAEEMDLNNAIEEYTLQYYINMIPEDAVTAAAGLEQFKNPISKVFLAYIYLNEDVRIANKTAKVNELMNNSLERVFKGYRGETRYDFSMRYSYEEIGQLIQHMKAMYEVLKERPDVPCWMFERHPKLMKEAFQPYWQNRRDDYTVSSDCGSFMDLEELRILSLVSEEFSENKGTLKELHSINQLYVLPQPIPHQEIEELEKWNGRLWKNLKTLETGSPLQQNMYSLLRFSYYDALQSLETHFMFKGMPGIEARSLGLKILKETVGGNLAAYLK
- a CDS encoding SGNH/GDSL hydrolase family protein, which gives rise to MKHQLLLFCFIVITINSCTIPPSSLQRTQDKPAALSYLALGDSYTIGESVTSNQRWPILLTEALQTKGYTFQTPDIIAQTGWRTDHLLNAMQEQLSSSQQYDLVSILIGVNNQFQNTSIQKYEQDLKILFDQAISQCKTGRNGVFVLSIPDYGATPYGLPRAKQIGKAIDEWNAVYQKIATMYQLPWFDITPISRTATKEKELIAKDGLHPSGKMYQLWVDAIVEKVIDCLK
- a CDS encoding AraC family transcriptional regulator, giving the protein MLISQFPNINWLKRQIKHQFQNQKGPNGVHLPTAGWPTVLLHTTASKTIREDIEGPLSIFMNVQGQSIIRVEKHQVLIKDNAYVLTNNKARYDLILPNRNATEVFNIHFGTQFLKDASSWLYHTSGRLLDDPFDSNTPLPSFQLKATWRSSTFNRLVTQLQKLYLIDTTPTEAKEVALLALFEYIVLNQQQQDKSIQFLKNTKKSTKVELLRRLYLAVDYIYAYYNAPLQLEELAQISCLSKYHFLRSFKQAFGVAPHQFIQQIRFQKALYLLQNSSANLQEIAFAIGLENASSLSRMVYKISGSYPSTHRK
- a CDS encoding TonB-dependent receptor domain-containing protein; this translates as MKTIATIAFLFVILPLFSIAQTGSISGTAIDGETKEPIMFGNVVIEGTGQGVSTDMDGKYKFENLKAGTYSIKFSYLGLKDKLVENIEVKAGENTVVDVKMGEDPVVLELGATISAERITNTETAVLSMKKESTSVLDGVSAKEISKSGDNDAAAAVKRISGVTVEGGKYVYVRGLGDRYSKTTLNGADIPGLDPNKNTVQMDLFPTNLLDNILVYKTFTPNLPGDFTGGYIDVVTKNFPSSFTVDASASMSYNTQTTFNKNFLTQQRGSTDWLGFDDGSRALPSIVANSTEIPALQNNNSANFDPNDAQKLVDMTGSFKNTWQQVRQSVPFNHSFSFGIGNRFKFDNQSELGIIGALSYNRNYSFYENGTYGIYQLTGMYDNVNTLTSNLALSDTKGVDDVLWGGMVNIAYKIKASHTFNFMVMHNQSATTTARYLEGIKDDDRDEIFQTQSSRFLQRGLTTFQLGGKHTFLKFNNIEVNWKSSYARSTQKDPDLRYFTNRYDEEYDIYRIKPSSDRTPSRFYRDMAQGNWSNKIDFTMPLIHWSNDVKEKIKIKAGFAHAAKDRTFKENRYSFENQQINYNGDLNTYFAPSNLIATTENGGYLNNGNGVYIENALDSANIYDASQSLYAGYAMVELPLISGLNLITGARIEYTSVRLKTYSYKVLTAYPDLDGKQNILNNLDILPALSLNYEPSKKMKIRAAYSRTLARPSFRELAPFTSFDVEGGYAFVGNPNLERTITDNADLRWEFYPTNKELISVSAFYKNFTNPIERTFNPKALNPELTYRNVDNAFLAGVELEVRKNLGFITPVLEDLQIGANFSYIYSQTTIDEQELKAIRAENPNAGNTREMYGQSPYSLNALLSYKNDSLGLSANVVFNVSGPKISFISIGGTPNTYVQPRPSLNFNISKTIVKGFSIKLAVNNILMSPYRESIEFKGKSYDVSYYEPGMNISLGIKYNFEKQ
- a CDS encoding carboxypeptidase-like regulatory domain-containing protein, which produces MGNLKNLFAFLTLAIAVSFTACTPEATTVNISGKVTDGTNGLDGVMVTASSGETATTGTSGDYTITAAKDGTLTFKAAGYTSKTMDINSQTSIDVTLTEDPWVASFAGNGNSVTDPQFPINSIVPSVTLSATASSDTWFSQTANFKGAVASAFGSPWYDNWSFYSRIVAGTTTSAALNTSGKTVVNVTDTWMQAQGNTVTWTSNNIYVLDGFVFVEAGQTLNIDAGTIVQGKAGTGANASALIVARGGVINATGTASDPIVFTYEGDNGNSSATDRGKWGGLIILGKAGLNSTPGETQIEGIPTSETRGLYGGSDNADNSGTLRYVSIRHGGSNIGNDNEINGLTLGGVGSGTTLEYIEIIANKDDGIEWFGGTANAKYLISAYCGDDALDYDEGYRGKNQFIIIHQDPSSTAADRGGEHDGGTSPETGTPFATPQFWNVTSTGNPTSKAITFRDNAGGEYHNSIFVNYGKGIDIEDLEGQDQDSYKQFTDGNLKIANCVFFNIAAGTTSKELFTVSN